In Pseudorca crassidens isolate mPseCra1 chromosome 17, mPseCra1.hap1, whole genome shotgun sequence, the DNA window TTCCCCCAATTAAAATCACTTTGACCAACGACAGCACCCAGTGGGGAGACCGGGGAGAGTCTAGGGCTCGGAACCGAGAGGACCGGTAGTACGagggcccctcctcccccccttccTCTATTGGAAGCACCGCGGGGCGGCGACCAGGGTCCAGCGCCAGGACGGTTGAGGGTTCCCGAGCGGGCGGCCAGGATCCGCGGCCAGCTGGGGTCAGCGAGCGCCGCGGCCGTTGGGACCTCCAGCTCCCAGCAGGCACCGCTTCTGCGGCCGAGGCGCGTGGCGGCGCTGCCCGCTGGGACTCGTAGTGCGGTCCGGTAGGAGAACTGGGGAGTCAGTCCTGGCTCCTTTCACCCACGTTTCGGAAACTGGGCCTGGAAGGGATCATGCCGGTCCACTCGTGCCCAGCGTCCCTCAGGGGCGGGTGCGAATGGAGCAGACCTGGCTGCCGCGCGGAGGCCCGGGTGGCCGTGCACGTGGGGGGTGGTTAGAGACGAGAAACCCGAAAGCCCCGCGCGCCGCCCACCGCCTAGGTGACGGTTTAACGCTTCTCCCGGGTGGAGGTGGGGCGGGATGTGTGGGAGGAGGGGCCGTCCCACCCGACTCCTCCGAGACCAGCCTGCGAGccgtccctcccttcccccacggGCCCTACAGCGCGTGGGCCCCACCCCCCGGCCGCGGCGCGTGCGCATaagccccgccccagccccacccccacccccgcagcggccgccgccgccacctctcccttcctctttgctctttcctcctcctgttttcttttccctcctccccctcgcctccttttctcctcctcctccggcGCTGACGCTCGCGTAGGGCCCTGGCGTCAGACGCGCGGGGGCAGGGTGAGTGCGGCGCGGGGTATAAGTAGAGGGTGCAGGAGGCGGTGCTTCCCCTTCTCCCCGGCGGTTAGTGCTGAGAGTGCGGAGTGTGTGCTCCGGCCTCggaacacacatttattattaaaaaaatccaaaaaaatcttaaaaaatcttttaaaaaaccaaaaaaaaatttacaaaaaatccGCGTCTCCCCCGCcggagacttttatttttttttcttcctgttttataaAATAACCCGGTGAAGCAACCGAGACCGACCCGCCCGCCCGCGGCCCCGCAGCAGCTCCAAGGAGGAACCAAGAGACCGAGGCCTTCCCGCTGCCCGGACCCGACACCGccaccctctctccccagccGGCAGCCGGCAGCCGGcagccagcagccagcagccAGCGGCAGCGGATCGACTCCGTTCTGCGGCTGTTGAGTAGTTTTCGATTCCGGTTGATTTTTGTCCCTCTGCGCTTgcccccgctcccctccccccggCTCCGGCCCGCGACCCCAGCACTCGCTCTTCTCTTACGGAAAGGTCGCGGCCTGTGGCCCTGCGGGCAGCCGTGCCGAGATGAACCCCAGCGCCCCCAGCTACCCCATGGCCTCGCTCTATGTGGGGGACCTACACCCCGACGTGACCGAGGCGATGCTCTATGAGAAGTTCAGCCCGGCCGGGCCCATCCTCTCCATCCGGGTCTGCAGGGACATGATCACCCGCCGCTCCTTGGGCTACGCGTATGTGAACTTCCAGCAGCCGGCAGACGGTGAGAGCCGGGCCCGACGGCGGGCGGGCGGCCATGAGGctcaggcggcggcggcgggctgGTTAGGCCGGCGGcccggggggagggggcaggagggcatGTCACCAGCCCTCCCCGGGGCCAGCGGGGCGAGGCTTGGGCGCCAGTACCCCGGTTCCCCGTGCCCGCAGGGACCCGCGCTGCCGGCAGCCGCACGCCCCTCGTACGCCGGGCCACTTCCTCCTTTGCGACCATTTTCTCGGCCTCAGCCGCTCTCAAACTTTAGGGTGATGACGCGCCGGGAGGGTGGGTGAGAATGGGTTCTAACACGACGCTCGCGCCAGTAGCTGCGGGATTCTGGGGTGTTGAGCGCCGAGCCCCCTTTTCCGGTAATAGGTGAAGGCGCTCCCACCACCCGAGGCTCTTGCCGGCGCCCCAGGACGCCCCAGGAAGTGCATTTCGTTGCTCGAAAAATACCACGTGTTGAACCCTGTAACCTCACAGGCCCGAGGCCTGTTCCGGCTACTGGCCCAATCGCCTGGGGGAGCCACGGGGACTTAGAATAAAGTTAATATGGTGGTCTGGTGGTGGTATCAGGCTTCTGATTCCGTTCTTAATAACTTGTCAGTGACTGATGGCTCTGGAAGTATAAACTACCAATGAGACGTGCATTGGGGTTTTTCCTTTAGTTCAGACATTTCTCACTCTTAACAGAAGGTtaggagggaggggatgtggaagAGAACCCTTTTGGAGGCCATCATTTTCTCAGGCTAGTTAGgtagttgtgatttttttaatcGAGTTAGTTTCGTAGTACTGGTCATTTATTcggaatatttttttccctctgaaatagTTTCTATGGTTTTGAGGGATTTTACTTAAAAATGCCGTCACCAATTTTGACTAGAAAATGTTACTTGTGAGTGTCGTGTGGACTGGACTATTATACTTATGTGGCATTCTAAtggtggtttccttttttttaaagtagtccAGAATATCCATACATCATGGGGAATGATTGAGCACTAGAGTCAGCTTGAAATTTATGGGGAAAAAGATGCAGCTaaccttgtatttttaaaaagttaaacagttTGCAAAAAATCCAGAATTTGGCAAACAGATATGTGACCTGATAACTTGCCaggatttttctttatatctggATCAATTGACTTGCAGAAGTCATTTTCACTTGATTTTATGGTCCacttttgccctttttttcccctggctACTTGAATATATGTCAAGTGTTATGAAatataaggaatttatttttatttttgtaggaaAGGTCTTAAAGGTGGAATTGAAACTTTATTTCATTAACAGATCTGGAGTTATTTAGTGATCGGCTTTTCACTAGGTAAAGTTACTGCTGAGATTTTTGGGTAGGCAGGCTATTGAGTGACAGCAAGCCCGAAGTTGTAAAACTGCACTGCAGGTTTTCTGCCCTTTTGCTCTGTAGGCAGTAGCTCCAAATGTCACTCCATAACGGTTCTTCCCAACTCTGGGCAAGATTTATCGCTGAATGAAAGATCAGGGAAGATAATTTTGGGGCAGGTAATCACAAACTGAAGAGCTGATAGAGAAAACTTGGACAAATTCTAGACAGCATGAaatgtaaacttttaaatttaacaattttaaatccgaaaaaaacaatttttaaaatttcttggggTTAGAAAGTTGAACTTCAGGTTACCATGGTTACAGAACACTCACTGTGTATTGCCCATCTATTGCAGTAGACCAGTATTGTAACTACTCAAAAGAAGGTAGCATTTTTCCATcttccatttatttcatttctatatatacaaattattgtttttccaaatattattttcagTGGTTTCCGTTTATTTTTCCCCCTGATGTATTGCTACATTGATGTATTTGTAGAATAGCTTCTGAAAGTGACCAGTTTCCAATTTAACAGGAAGAGGTGACTCATTCAAAAGAAGCTCAAGCAAAGTCAGCTAAAAAACAGGGGAGCTGAGTAGGCGTGGTCAATTGATAAATGAGCTGACAGTTGTTTGTCACTATCTTCTAGAAACTAAAACTTTCATTTATAGAAAGAAGTGGCTGGAAAATTTGTCCTCTCACTAATTTTACAGTTAACACTAGCATGGAATTTGTGAAAATTGGTGTTTCAGGACTTCAAATGGACTGTGTGTTCCCACTCTTTAGGGACTAGTCTTTTCTACTTAAGgatgtatttttccatttagaGTCTAAACTTCTGTATAAGTGTTTCTTCAATGGTACGAGTGCACATAATTTGATCCTTCATAGATGTAATCATAGGGtagattttgaaattttctagCACTATTCAGAAATAATTGGTTAATCATCAGttattaagtaaatgaatgatcTAAGATAAAATTGgttttatatgtaaataaagcATTAAAAGTGAATTGTGACTATCATAGACCTGGTATTTCAAAAGTTTTGTGTTACATAGCTAAGTACGTCCAACTTCACTTTAGTTTTGAAAGCCTGATTCAAGTCTTTCTGAATGGataaagccttttttttaaaacatggccaTAGGAATTGTGCCATGAATCACTGAAATCCCCCCAATAAGTCaggaattttttttagaaaatggaCTAATTTTTGTACAGTACTGACAGTGATAAGCAAGAAACAATTTTGACAAGCAGTAGAGaagttaaaatgctttaaaatccaTAAACTGTTCTGCTTGTGGATAATCTACAATTGCTTACTGTCCTTTATATTGCTTTTAAGCAGATTGTGAAGGGGAATCTCGGTTTTACAGTTGACTAGGAAAAGGTGCTTTTAAATTTCATGGCAATTAAAGGAAGAGGTTGTTGCAGAAATAAGTTAGTTCTTAATGATACGTCATCCGTTAACAAATTAACGTGggaaatttggggttttttgatatttgtcttctctttttgcgTTGTACAGTTTAAATCTAGACTGGTATGAGGTAAGATCCAGCCATCTTGAAGTTTAAAGAGGTAGAGGGACCATGTGCTCTACTGTTCCCTCCACAatagtttatataattttaagtgggctataaaagttttgaaataatatttattttgaaaatgtcctTCCTGCAGCGGAGCGTGCTTTGGACACCATGAATTTTGATGTTATAAAGGGCAAGCCAGTACGCATTATGTGGTCTCAGCGTGATCCATCACTTCGCAAAAGTGGAGTGGGCaacatattcattaaaaatttggACAAATCCATTGATAATAAAGCACTGTATGATACATTTTCTGCTTTTGGTAACATCCTTTCATGTAAGGTAAGCAAAAATATGACAGGTAAACATACTTACAGTGTTTTAGTTACTTGTAGTTTATTCCTTAAGATAGCAACCATGCTCTCTGTTAATGGATATCTTTATTTCCCAAATGCCCAGGTTAGGTAGCTGACAAGTTATCTCTGAGTACTGGAAAAATGCTAAATCAATAGCAAGTAATGAaaaattattacatatttttccctAGGTGGTTTGTGATGAAAATGGTTCCAAGGGTTATGGATTTGTGCATTTTGAGACACAAGAAGCAGCTGAAAGAGCTATTGAAAAAATGAATGGGATGCTTCTAAATGATCGCAAAGTGTAAGTATACATGTTTAGTTAATCATTCTTCAAATGCTTTTAATAGTTCAATTCATGCATTTTACAAGTAATATATTTGTGCTCTTAGAAGAGATACAGCTAAAGTGAAGATTAATAAACCACATCTTGGTAGATTTTataattgtcttttctccacattcaGTGTAACATACAAGTAACAGTGAATTAATACAGCTGGTCAGcattcaaacagaaaagaaacagcagaAGATAGGTGTGCTGGAATATAaagctttttcaaaaataagtgcATATTAGTTGAAAAACTAGAAATCCAGGCAGAAACTTAAGCATAATTCCCAAGGTAGTAATTAGCCCCTTTTACGTTCAAAGCTGAAGCTAAGAAAACTTGCCTGTATTTACATGCTGGTATGACATAAACTGTGATACAAACCCAGTGGTCTAAATTCAGAGCCCAGGGTGACTCTCTGCTTGGCTTTCTCCCACAGTTTATTGATGGAGTTTAAAGATTGTCATAATTGTTGTTTCAACACCTTTTGGCTCTCTTCGCCATGTAAAGATAAATCGTAATTAAACCAGAAGTCTTCATGATTAATCTTTTCTGAAATAAACTTGTTCTTAAAAGttgcaaacttttaaaataatgacactGATAAAACCTCTATAAGACTTTCTGCTACAGGttgtaaaaatacagattttgtgAGCCTAAAGACATTACAAATCTCAATTTTATCTTCAATGCCAGTGGATTTTGCTTAATTAGGTAAATTCAGCTGTGAGGTCACATTGTAAGTGAGCTGTGAGCTCATGTAAACTGCAGTGATGGCACGCAAATTGGGTTTGGTTCTTACAGGTCAACTGCATCACTCTTAAGGTGTGGTTCTCATAAATCTGCATTAAGTGGGATGGTCAGTCCGTACATGGAGGAGTCATGCACATGGTGTTACCTGTTTGAGTTCCATCAATTACATGATTAAGGAAAGACTTTGTAGTATGTAAAGAACCCCATACAAGTCTTAAGAAAACCGGCAACTCCTCAATGGGAACAATGTTTACAAAGgctaattcttaaaaataatacatctttaaatgagaaaaatgttcaGTATCATTAGTATTCAGAGATGAAGCTATCTTTTGCCTGTCAGCAgtgctttaggggaaaaaaaagaatggctaccCCTGGTGGAGGTCTAGATTAAACAAAGAACTTGATTTATTGCTGTTTTTTGAGTATAAAATGATATAACCCTTTTTGGAACGCAGTTTGTAGGTATAAACTTAAGATCATTTATATACCTTTCGAGCTGCCATGATTTCTGCAACTCTATCCTAAGAACAAATAACAAAGTTTCAGAACGTTGCGgcattatttacaaaagaaagtTTTGTTGTCcacaatggaatatcatgttCCCACTGAGAACATTTATAAAACTAATTGCATGGAGAAGCAGCACCAtatgggtggggggaggtgtgGGGTGCGGCTAAGGGAATAAAATGTAGGTGTCTCCTATGGAAAGGAATTGTGCTGGACTAACGTTCTTAAGCACAGAGAACAAAAAGGCCTACGAAAAGTCAGTCATGATTTGGGTGGGATTATGGGcgatggttttttctttttttttaagaagatgttgggggcaggagtttattaatttatttttgctgtgttgggtctttgtttctgtgggaaggctttctctaggtgtggcaagcgggggcctctcagtatcacggcctctcttgttgcggagcataacctccagaagcgcaggctcagtagttgtggctcacggacctagttgctccgcgggatgtgggatcctcccagaccagggctcgaacctgtgtcccctgcattggcaggcagactctcaaaccactgcaccaccagggaagcccctgggtgatGGTTTTGTGATGTATATTATATTGTTTAATGACACATGTACTACTTTTAGGGaaaacctcaatttttaaaacacattttgttgACAATGCTGCAAAGAAATTTGTTCCAGGCTGTTGTATGTTAGAGTACAGAATTCGGTagcttaaatttatattttaggagATTGCAAACGAAGTGCAAGAGCCATGTTGAAACAGCAACGATaaaagcttttctgttttttcactgGCGTGGTGCAGGCATACTCCACTAGTTTGTATTGCTGGACGTAATCTTCTTAACTCTAGGTTAGctagaaggaagggagaggagtgtgtattaagaaaaatgttctttttcgTGATTATAGTTAAGAGGTTTGTTCTCACATTTCACTTAAGgccctatttctgttttatagtttGCTTTTTATTAGAGATTCTGAAATTATCAGTAACTATTACAGAGTCAACCGTCAGGCTTAATTAACCTGAACTTCATAAAATACAACCTAATTTTATagttcttatctattttattagaTTTGTTGGACGATTTAAGTCTCGTAAGGAACGAGAAGCAGAACTCGGAGCTAGGGCAAAAGAGTTCACCAATGTTTACATCAAGAATTTTGGAGAAGACATGGATGATGAGCGCCTTAAGGATCTCTTTGGCAAGTTTGGTAATGTGTCTGAATTAAATTTTTATACTCAGTTCTGAGTAATTGTTCAATGTTAGTTTTGGCtaatattttatactaaaaaagTAAATGGGacttcacatattttaaaatattgtagttACTTGGGTTAAGCGACTGATAGTCCATTATACTAGCATATAAATAGAATTCTATCCAGTTTAAAGGTTAATAGCATTGTATTAGCACTGTAAGGTGTGACTGTGTAATTGGAACagatcttaaaagcttttgctatGTTAAGAAATTGTGCTGGATTTATGTACTAACAGATCCCATTTCATCAGAGGCATTGCATGAGACACAGCCAACTTAGGTTGGAGTGTAGTCTTTAATTATGGGACAGGAAAGCTGGTCAGCTTTGGGATATTTGGCCAGTCTCAGCATCATGTTTGaccaatttaaaataatgacttttaCAGACAAAGATCCAGATTTTCCCATGAAGTGTGTAACCGGTCTCACTTTAGATAGTTGTGTAGCTGATCAGAAAATGAACTTTAAATTGTACCCTTGAAGGTGATTTACTTGCCCCTtacctttgctttcctttttgtttaactTAAATAGGTGTCCCTTTTTAAAAGCATCTCAAATCATAAAGAATGAGGACATCTAATACTTTACTATTGCCAAGCTGGCATGCCACATTGAACCCTCTAAACAGTTGATGTGTGCCCATACATCTTGCAGATTGCCTGTAATCAGATGTCATTTGTAATCTTTTTTCCCCACCTACCTGAGATAATACTTAGCACTTCTGTTAAGTCTGTTTTATTTGAGGGAGTGGTGGGGGAATATGTGTCTTCAGAAACATGCCATCTCCTCCAGGTGCTTCTGCTATGTCAAAGGTCAAACCCCGTGTTTCCTCTgctccttgttgaaaatcaagtgGACCAAGGcttaaaaattcttaaagaaaaacaaattgttttaaaataatgcatcTGTTTTGTACTAATGCTAAGAATAAAACTTCATCATCATTTACATTTGTCTAAAACGTATCTCCTTAAATGGAAGGAGGAGTGTTTCAGGGAATAGAGTATTAACTTAGCTTCTTAgtagaaataaagagaatatttaGTGCCCATGGTGGGAGAGAAGAGGGTGGTTATAGGAGGAATAAATTTCTGGAGGCTTGgagttttttttaatccccatttttatattttttttcatggctTTGTTTGTGTATTGAAACTTGAAATGTCTAAACTAAAtgttgtatggaatatctttgaatcattaaaaaaattttttttaggacCTGCCTTAAGTGTGAAAGTAATGACTGATGAGAGTGGAAAATCCAAAGGTTTTGGATTTGTAAGCTTTGAAAGGCATGAAGATGCACAGAAAGTAAGACTTAAAATATACTAACCAAAGGCAGTGTgggtttttctgtattttatagtaAGATATGGGGGTATAAAGTTGAGTTGTTCTTGCATTGAAATACACATGCGTACCAACGGCTAGTCTACATGTTCATCTCCACATATATTGTTTTGAATTActtgcattttatatattttgagggtATAAATTGAAAACCTCTGTTGTCTTAAAACCTCACAGTTTAGTTTTTATGGTGGGTACATCTTTAGCTTTTATAATCTAacaaattttctttattgttaaaaaatgaatttatatattgCAAGTTAGTAATTAAAATTTTGTGGTCTTTGTAAGGCTGTGGATGAGATGAACGGAAAGGAGCtcaatggaaaacaaatttacgTTGGTCGAGCCCAGAAAAAAGTGGAAAGACAGACGGAACTTAAGCGCAAATTTGAACAGATGAAGCAAGATAGGATCACCAGATACCAGGTTCATTATTTAACTGAACGAGCAAAAATAAGACAGGGATGAGGAAACCTATTTTatgttcatttcagttactgaCAGGTAACTGGAGGGTTTgagaggggaaaaggagaggaaacatGGGATAAGATAATAGGAAGTATGCTTAAGTACCACTacggttttctttttctaaatttttttttctttattttatttttattttagggtGTAAACCTTTATGTGAAAAATCTCGATGATGGTATTGATGATGAACGTCTCCGGAAAGAGTTTTCTCCGTTCGGTACAATCACTAGTGCAAAGGTAAAGCATATgatgcacttttctttttttttttttggcggtgcgcgggcctctcactgttgtggcctctcccgttgtggagcacaggctccggacgcgcaggctcagcggccatggctcatgggcccagctgctccgcggcatgtgggatcttcccggaccagggcacgaacccgtgtcccctgcatcggcaggtggactcttaaccactgcgctaccagggaagcctgatgcactttttttttttaagaattgggAAAAATCCATGCccatggatatatgtatataaatttcatatttcatatggagtgtttttctttataaatgaatGGTCAaatagtttttgcttttctctaaaaaATCAGcctttcatttttcagaaaatcATATCTTTGCTTCATCACTTCAAAAACttatattcagggcttccctggtggcgcagtggttgagagtccgcctgccgatgcaggggacacgggttcgtgccccggtccgggaagatcccacattccacggagcggctgggcccgtgagccatggccgctgagcctgcgcatccggagcctgtgctctgcaacaggagaggccacaacagtgagaggcccgcatatcggggaaaaaaaaaaaacaacatattcAGATTTGAAGTGGCTGGAAAGGCTGCATTTGATGACCATAGTGATTGATCATCACATGATATGCACTGTTCTGTACTCTGTTAAACTAGTTATTTTACTGGTTAAAGAAAGCAATTTATTAGGGAACTGTAATTGTTACTATTTGAGCTAATCTATATTTGCTTACAGAATTCACTCTGGGGAGTCAAACTTAAAGCCCCCTAACAGTAAAGGTAGAGATCATGTTTGCTTTTACTTGAAAtcagaaattaagaaatacaaCAGTAAGATTCTAGTTTAAATTCTGGAATTTTGATATAAGAGCCTCTGCTTCAGGTGTTTTTTCTGGTGTCCATGGCCCCAAGAATCCTTCtgtatttaaaattctgtatgtATGTACCTTGAGGGGTGGGAAGAGTATCTAAAACTTTAAACAGATTCTCAAAAGAgtacaggaaaaatgaaaactgagtGCTCTGGAGTGACCTCCTGGCTGATCTTTCTATTCTGCAACCCCATTGACCAAGGGAACTTCTACGATAGAATGTTAAGGAGCATAGTAGAGGAATACACATAAAAATGCAGGTGATGTAGTTGTCTTCTGTTTCATTCAGCCTGTGCTTTTGTAGAAGAACCTGGAGTATGGTAGAATCTATTCCTGAGTTTGTTTATCCTCAGTATGTTCCCTGAAAATCATTTAAATTGAATATTGTGCATCAGTTTATTTTGAATGTATGAAGAAGCATGCATGTTTTACAAAGGAGGGTCTTTTTTAAGTCCTTTTCAAAAAGTCCTTTGTGGATCGTATCACTGTTAGCAAGGAGGTGAAAAGGTTTTGCAGGAATTCTGGGAGAGGAGGTCATTATGTTAATTTGATAATGCTTGCTGAAAAACAAATTGGTCAAGACAGAAGTGTAAAAAGGTGACccctccatttttcattttcagtcttcAAAAGGAGTTTGGTTGGCCTTTCCAGATAATTTTCCATGCTTGTATACATTTTGTATACATATAAACAGTTTTTATAAAACAGGATCATAGTATACCTATTCTGCAACGTGTCTTTTTACTTAACAGATCTAGGTACATATTTATTTCAggcatttgctcattttttgcTAAGGGCTGAATATTCATGGTACAGATGTACCATAACTTATTCTACTGTGCCTGTATTATTGGTATTATTGGTCGTTTGGTTTGCTTTGCATGCTAACACTGTTAGACCCACCACTCTGATAAACatctttatacatatatttttgcaCACACACCAGTATTTCTGGAGTTCAAGAATTGAAGTTTCTGGTTAGTGggtgtgtgtatttaaaatgtatttaaaattcataCAACTGAATTGTCCCAAAAAGGCTGAACAAATTAAATTACTACTAGTCTTGTCAATTTAGTAGAAAGTGGTATGCATCTTTTTAAATGAGATGTACTTTTTATGTGTTTACTTGTTTAGCCtattctttgcatatttttataCTGCGTTGGTTATCTTTACTGATTTAGGGGAAATTTCATGTCAGCGCTTTGTTTTatgttgcaagtattttctctaaGTCTTCCACTTAGGACTTTGGGGGTCTTGTGTCATCTTAGTTTCCCTGTATTTTTGCATCTTATGTTCAGATATAGAATCTTATCTGGCAGTTTGATGTTTTTCAATGTGATGTGAATAAGAGCTGTAAGTTAATTCAGAATTATCCCTTTGTACCACGTACTAGATAGTCCAAAGTCCGTCTTTCCCccactgttttaaaatgtaagcttTAACATATGAAGTTCCCATAATTGCATGGGTATGTTTCTGGActcttttttgagatataattgacataaacatATTCAAGTATATAACATAAttgtttgatatttgtatatactgcaaagtgatcacaataagtctagttaacattcattacgaaacattttttttcttgtaatagtAACTGtaaagatctactctcagcaactttcagatgtataatacagtattatctgTAGTCCCCATGCTGTACAATACGACCCCATGACTTGCTTTATACGTGGGAGTTTGTACTTTTTAGCTACTCACCCTGtacctctctggcaaccaccagtctgttctctgtatccttGAGCCCAGTTGTTTGTTTCGTTGTTTTGATTCTGCATTTATGTAAGATCATTGGTCTCTGattgctgttttgtttgttctgtgcCACCAGCATGCTGTTTAATGTAGCTGTATAGCACGCTTATGTATATTGCAAGGCTACTGAGAAGTTCTTTGCATCTCCTCGTTGCTTGTTTAAAAGACTTTGAGTCATTGTGAGCTTCCTGAATATTGTTTATACTCCAATATTTATGGCCCTTATGGTCTTGAATgtgaaagtttaattttaaaatgtggatactGTGATATTCAACTGCTTTTTCCTCCCCTCTAACAAGTAATGAAAGCATCTTGTCAGCTCGAATTgctagaatagtcaaattttaATTGTGCATGTTTTTAGTGGTGCTAAAATTTAGTAGGCCTTGATTGTATTTAGAAATTAAACCTTAATATTGAAAATCTAAAACTTGAACAAAGTTGCTATTGGACCTCCACCCCTTTACTTCTTTTGCTTGGCTGGGATAATGCATGCACGTAGTTTACCCTTAATATTTGGATATCAAGGGAAAAATTGTGGGAAAAAGTGATGAAAGCATTGACAGGGTTTAGTTAAATGTGAGTCGGTGGCTATAGTTGATACTCTGCTTTTTGTGCCTCATCTACCATTGCATTAATCAtgtgttttcttccattttcttttaataggTTATGATGGAGGGTGGTCGCAGCAAAGGGTTTGgatttgtgtgtttctcctcCCCAGAAGAAGCCACTAAAGCAGTTACGGAAATGAATGGTAGAATTGTGGCCACCAAGCCATTGTATGTAGCTTTAGCTCAGCGCAAAGAAGAGCGCCAGGCTCACCTCACTAACCAGTATATGCAGAGAATGGCAAGTGTAAGAGCTGTGCCCAACCCTGTAATCAACCCCTACCAGCCAGCACCTCCTTCAGGTTACTTCATGGCAGCTATCCCACAGGTAGGTTTTAGAAGAGAACAAAAACCTCATGAAGGTTTTCCTCTTCAGTCATCTTTAATGTTTTGTGCcccactaaaaaataaataaagccctaAGATGAAGAGATGTTAATTATGATTGGATCTGAAAAATGCTTAGAGTGTGAGAACCTGCTAAATGTTTTGAGTGCATAACTAGTtgcattatttgctttt includes these proteins:
- the PABPC1 gene encoding polyadenylate-binding protein 1 isoform X1, with product MNPSAPSYPMASLYVGDLHPDVTEAMLYEKFSPAGPILSIRVCRDMITRRSLGYAYVNFQQPADAERALDTMNFDVIKGKPVRIMWSQRDPSLRKSGVGNIFIKNLDKSIDNKALYDTFSAFGNILSCKVVCDENGSKGYGFVHFETQEAAERAIEKMNGMLLNDRKVFVGRFKSRKEREAELGARAKEFTNVYIKNFGEDMDDERLKDLFGKFGPALSVKVMTDESGKSKGFGFVSFERHEDAQKAVDEMNGKELNGKQIYVGRAQKKVERQTELKRKFEQMKQDRITRYQGVNLYVKNLDDGIDDERLRKEFSPFGTITSAKVMMEGGRSKGFGFVCFSSPEEATKAVTEMNGRIVATKPLYVALAQRKEERQAHLTNQYMQRMASVRAVPNPVINPYQPAPPSGYFMAAIPQTQNRAAYYPPSQIAQLRPSPRWTAQGARPHPFQNMPGAIRPAAPRPPFSTMRPASSQVPRVMSTQRVANTSTQTMGPRPAAAAAAATPAVRTVPQYKYAAGVRNPQQHLNAQPQVTMQQPAVHVQGQEPLTASMLASAPPQEQKQMLGERLFPLIQAMHPTLAGKITGMLLEIDNSELLHMLESPESLRSKVDEAVAVLQAHQAKEAAQKAVNSATGVPTV
- the PABPC1 gene encoding polyadenylate-binding protein 1 isoform X2 — its product is MNPSAPSYPMASLYVGDLHPDVTEAMLYEKFSPAGPILSIRVCRDMITRRSLGYAYVNFQQPADAERALDTMNFDVIKGKPVRIMWSQRDPSLRKSGVGNIFIKNLDKSIDNKALYDTFSAFGNILSCKVVCDENGSKGYGFVHFETQEAAERAIEKMNGMLLNDRKVFVGRFKSRKEREAELGARAKEFTNVYIKNFGEDMDDERLKDLFGPALSVKVMTDESGKSKGFGFVSFERHEDAQKAVDEMNGKELNGKQIYVGRAQKKVERQTELKRKFEQMKQDRITRYQGVNLYVKNLDDGIDDERLRKEFSPFGTITSAKVMMEGGRSKGFGFVCFSSPEEATKAVTEMNGRIVATKPLYVALAQRKEERQAHLTNQYMQRMASVRAVPNPVINPYQPAPPSGYFMAAIPQTQNRAAYYPPSQIAQLRPSPRWTAQGARPHPFQNMPGAIRPAAPRPPFSTMRPASSQVPRVMSTQRVANTSTQTMGPRPAAAAAAATPAVRTVPQYKYAAGVRNPQQHLNAQPQVTMQQPAVHVQGQEPLTASMLASAPPQEQKQMLGERLFPLIQAMHPTLAGKITGMLLEIDNSELLHMLESPESLRSKVDEAVAVLQAHQAKEAAQKAVNSATGVPTV